Below is a genomic region from Desulfonispora thiosulfatigenes DSM 11270.
GCTATTAATAAAATTGAATGGGCAAGTAAGAAAATTGGCATTATTACAAGTGGTATAAGTTACCAATATATTAAAGAAGTTTTAAAAGATGTATCTATTATGAAAATAGGTATGTCATTCCCTTTACCTACTGATTTAATTACTGATTTTGCTTCACAGGTTGAAGAAGTTTATGTGATTGAAGAATTAGAACCATTTATCGAAGATAGTTTAAAAGTTTTAGGAATAAAGGTTATTGGTAAAGAAGTATTTTCTAATATCGGAGAAATTCATGCTGAAACTATTGCTGAAAAAATATTAGATCAAAAACCAGAACATTTAGAATCTGATGATATTCCAGTTAGGCCTCCAGTTTTATGTCCTGGCTGTCCTCATAGAGGAGTATTTTATGTTTTAAATAAGTTAAAAGTTGTAGTAACGGGAGATATTGGTTGTTATACCCTAGGAAGTGCACCGCCTTTATCAAGTATGGACACTACTATTTGTATGGGAGCTAGTATTGGAACAGCGCTTGGAATGGAAAAGGCTAGAGGAAAAGAATTTGCGCAAAACTTAGTAGCAGTGATTGGAGATTCTACTTTTATTCATTCTGGAATTACTGGATTAATAGATGTTGTCTACAATAAAGGTACAACCACAACTTTAATTTTAGATAATCGAATTACAGGTATGACAGGGCATCAACATAATCCAGTTAGTGGATTTACGATTAAAGGGGAACCAACGAAAGAAGTTAATTTGGAATTATTAGTAAAAGCCGTTGGAATAGAAAGAGTAGTAACTATAGATCCTTTTGACTTAAAAGGTTTAGAAGAAACATTAAAATCTGAATTAAAAATAGATGAACCATCAGTTATTATTTGCAGAAGACCTTGTGCTTTAATTGAAAAGAAAAAGGATGTTAAGCCTTTAAAGGTTAATCTGGATGAATGTATCGGCTGTAAAATGTGCTTAAAGCTAGGCTGTCCAGGAATAGTTAAGGTAGATGATAAAGTGCGAATTAATCCTACCCAGTGTAATGGCTGTGGGTTATGTGCAACAGTTTGTCCTAAAGGCGCTATCAAGGGGGATAATTAATTATGAATAATATTACAAATATCTTAATTGTTGGCGTTGGTGGACAAGGAACTATTTTAGCAAGTAGAGTTCTTTCTAGGGTAGCTCAGAGCTTAGGTCAGGACGTTAAAGTATCAGAGATACATGGTATGGCTCAACGGGGTGGTAGTGTTGTTACCCAAGTAAGGTTTGGAAGCGAGGTAGCATCACCTATTATTCAAAAAGGGCAGGCAGATATTATTTTAGCCTTTGAAAGATTAGAAGGTTTAAGATGGTTACCATATTTAAAAAAAGAAGGAAAGATTATTGTTAATGATCAAAGAATAGATCCAATGCCTGTTATTTCAGGAAATGCGATTTATCCTGAAAACATAGCAGAAAAAATAGAATCTCGCGCCAATAAATTAATTTTAGTAGATGCACTTGAAAAAGCTACTTTGAGCGGAAATGCAAAAGCGGTTAATGTGGTTTTATTAGGAGTATTATCTAAAATATTGGAGATAGATCACGAAATTTGGTTAGATGTATTAAAAAATACTGTACCTCCTAAATTTTTAGAAGCAAATATCAATGCTTTTGAAGCTGGAAGAAATTATTAAAGCAGGCAATTATGCCTGCTTTTTTTTGTAACCTTGTAAAGTAGTTTTAAATAGACTGTTGTTAGATAGTTTATTTATTACTTTGGAGGGAAAGAGTAAATGTTATCAAGAGAAAGATATATTCAAAAGTCTTTAGAAACTAATTTGTTTTTTGCGCGCATTATGAAAGATCATGCTTTATTTTTAGCCTTGGGATTTACCCCTAAAGATGCTAATCTTATGCAAATGGCTTTACAATTTAAAAGTAGCTATTCTATTTTACTAACTAGAGTGACTAGTCTTTCTAATGGATTAATTAGTAAAAATGTACTTGAATCAGGAGAAATAGTAACAGAATATACTCTTTTAGCAGAACAAATGACTCAAGATTATACTGGAGTTCCTATCAATACAAATATAACAAAAGCACAGCTTGACTTAATGGGAGGAACCCCAGGATATATTAATCCGATGCTAGATCAACAAGTATTTATGCTTAATCAGGAAGCAATAAATTTAACAACTTCATTTATTCAATTTAAATCTAAAGTTTTATTTGATGTTTTAGAATGTAGATTATTTACTAGAAATTATCCGTTAATGATTGATCATCTTATTGAGGAAGCTAATTTTTATGTAGAAATATTAAGAAGCTTACAGAATTATCAAAATGCGTATAAGAAGAAAGATGCTAAAGTATTAGCCTTATTTTGGAATGATATTATGTCAGAACATGCGAAGTTCATGCGAGGTATGTTTGACCCTACAGAAAAGGATTTAATTGAAAAGGCAAATTATTTTGCTCATGAGTTTGAAGAATTAGTTGAAGAATCTCAAGAGGATGATTATCTGATAGAGAGTTTAGAAGAAACACGAGAAATAATAAAATTTAAGACTTCAGGACTAGAAGGTTTACTATCTTGTAAAATCAAGTCTATTATAGTTCCTTTACTAGGAGATCATGTGTTAAGGGAAGCTAATCATTATCTAAGGGTTTTAAAGGAAGAAAAGAAAGGGCGCTAATTAAAGATAATATTATGGATACATGGATAGTATATTTTAAGACTATCCATGTATCTATTTTGATTTTGGTTAGAATTAACTTATAAGTACATACTAGAATAAAGGAATTATTATTTTATGTAATAATATACGATAAATTGCAGGAATTAATTAATAAAAGAAGAATATATACATTTTAAGAGAATTTCATGAACAATAGGAGGAAATATAATGGAAATGGGCAGTAATAATAGAGTTGTTATAACTGTTGTAGGAAAAGATAAAGTGGGTATTATAGCAAAGGTGACCAATGTTTTAGCAGACAAGGAAGTCAATGTATTAGATATAAGCCAAACAATTTTACAAGACTTTTTTACAATGATTATGATTGTTGATATAACTAGTTGTAAGGTAGATTTTAATACTTTAAAAGAAAGTTTAGAACAAAAAGGGCAAGAAATTGGAATGAAAATAACTGTGCAACATGAGGACGTATTTCAATACATGCATCGTATCTAGGAGGGAATAAGAGTGCCTTTTTCAATAAATAATGATGAAATATTAGAAACAATAAGGATGGTTGAGACTGAAAACTTTGATATTAGAACGGTCACTTTAGGAATTTCTCTAAGAGATTGCCCGCATCCTGATTCTAAAATAGCATGTCAAAACATTTACGATAAAATTACCAAAAAAGCAGAAAATTTAGTTAAAGTAGGAGAAGATATCGAAAAACATTTTGGTATCCCAATAATTAATAAAAGAATTTCTGTAACTCCTATTGCTCAGATAGCAGAGGCAAGCAAAACTGATAATTATGTCGATTTTGCCCTTGCATTAGATAAAGCAGCGAAGGAAGTAGGAGTTAACTTTATTGGTGGATTTTCTAGTCTAGTAGAAAAGGGAATGACCATTGGGGATGAAAGATTAATTCGTTCTATTCCTGAAAGTTTAGCTAGAACAGAGAGAGTTTGCTCATCAGTTAACATCGGTACAACAAAAGCGGGAATTAATATGGACGCTGTAAGATGGATGGGTGAAATTATCAAAGAAACAGCAGAACTTACTAAGGATAAAGATGGACTTGGGTGTGCAAAATTAGTTGTATTTTGTAATGTGCCAGAGGACAATCCTTTTATGGCAGGTGCCTTACATGGTGTAGGAGAACCAGAAAGTGTAATAAATATTGGTGTTAGTGGTCCAGGAGTAGTAGCTAATGTTGTAAAAAAACACCCTGATGTCCCTTTTGGTGTTTTAGCTAATAAAATAAAACAAACTGCGTTTAAAATAACTCGTATGGGTGAATTAGTAGGAAATGAAGCTGGGAAAAGACTAGGCGTTCCTTTTGGAATAGTTGATTTATCTTTAGCCCCAACACCAGCAGTAGGAGATAGTGTAGCTGATATTTTAGAATCAATGGGTCTTGAAAGAGTTGGTACTCATGGAACAACTGCAGCCCTGGCTCTTCTTAATGATGCAGTTAAAAAAGGTGGGGCTATGGCATCTTCTTATGTTGGGGGATTAAGTGGTGCCTTTATTCCAGTAAGTGAAGATGCTGGGATGATTAGGGCAGTAGAAGAAAAAGCATTGAGCTTAAATAAATTAGAAGCAATGACCTGCGTATGTTCAGTTGGTTTAGATATGATTGCTGTACCAGGAGATACTAGTGCAGCAACACTATCAGCTATTATTGCTGATGAGGCAGCTATTGGGATGGTTAATAAAAAAACAACAGCTGTTAGAATAATCCCTGTTCCAGGTAAAAAGCTTGGAGAGATGGTTGTGTTTGGGGGATTATTAGGACGAGCTCCTATTATGGAGGTAAATCCATTTAGTGCTAGTGAATTCATTAAACGAGGTGGAAGAATCCCAGCACCTATTCATGCTTTAACTAATTAAAAATGTTATTTTAAAACAAAAGGTAAACTTTAGGGCAAATATGCCCTTTTTTTTATCTAAAAAGGTTATTTTCTTAATACCTACTCTTTTTTTATAGCTTACTTTTTAAACTTAAGAAATTATGAATTATCTTAAATTATTAAGGCAAACTAAAAAAGAGTAGGAGGTGTAAAGTTGGATAATGCAAGGAAAAAACTTGAAGAAGTTAAAAATGACTATGAAAATGTGCTAAATAGTGTTAATGAAGGATTAAATTCAGCGATGAATGAAGGGCTTTCAGAATTATCCGTTTATGACAACCATCCAGGAGATATAGGTACAGAAATGTATGAACGAGAAAAAGATATAGGTACAAGAGTTTATTTAGAAAATCAAATAAAAAAGGTAGAAGATGCTTTTCATAATTTAGATAAAGGTAAGTATGGCATTTGTGAACAATGTCAAAAACAAATACCCAAAGAAAGGCTAGAAATATTGCCCTTTACTACTATGTGTGTAAATTGTAGTCAACAATTTTCAGAAGATGAATATAATCATTATAAGAGACCAGTAGAACAGCAAATTGTAAAGCCTCCATTTAATGAACAAAGTATAGATTCTAATCTATCAGGATTTGATGGGGAAGATGCTTGGGCGCAAGTAGCTTATTACGGTACTTCAGAAACTCCATATGAAACAGGAGCAATAGATTATAAAGATATGTATAATGATCAAGAATAGTTACATCAAAAACCGCTCTTGGAGCGGTTTTTGATTTGTGATATACTGTAGTGTGGGAGTATGTGTATAAGGAGTGACTTAATTTGGTTTTTTGGTTAACAGCCGTAATAATTTTAATTTTAGATCAAGGAAGTAAGTATTTGATTAAAAGTAATTTTAATTTATTTGATAGTGTACCTTTAATACCCAATATTTTTCATCTAACGTATATTGAAAATCCTGGTGCTGCTTTTGGTATGTTAGCTCATAAACGACTTTTTTTTATTTTAATCACATTTGTCATATTAGCAATTATTTTTTATTTATATATGAAAATGGGGAAAAGTAACAAGGTCTTAGATATCTCCCTTGGGTTAGTAGTTGGTGGAGCAATAGGTAATCTACTAGATAGATTATTAACTGGAACTGTAACAGATTTTTTTGATTTTAGGGTTTTTCCAATTTTCAATATAGCTGATTCTGCAATAGTTATTGGGATGATAATAGTTGCTTATCAATTTATAATTAAGGGAGAGGAATTTTAGTGCAAGAAATCTTTTTAAAGGGTTCCGAGGAAAATGAAGGACAAAGACTAGATGCTTTTCTAAGCGAAAATATTGAGGAAATATCTAGATCATATATTCAAAAATTAATTAAAGATGAAAATATAAAAGTAAATAATCAACCGGTTAAATCAAACTATAAAATAAAAGCAACAGACAGTATTATTGCAATAATTCCCGAACCAGAGACTATAGATATAAAGGCTGAAGAAATTCCTTTAGATATAATATACGAAGATGATGATGTATTAGTTATTAATAAAGCTGTTGGAATGGTAGTCCATCCAGCAGTAGGAAATTATACGCAGACGCTTGTAAATGCCTTATTATATCACTGTAAAGATTTATCAGGGATTAACGGCAAATTAAGACCAGGCATTGTTCATAGAATTGATAAAGATACTTCAGGACTTTTGATGGTAGCAAAAAATGACCATGCTCATCAAGGGCTAGCAAATCAACTAAAAGATCACTCTGTAGATAGAGCCTATATGGCCTTAGTGCATGGTGTTGTAACCGAACCTGGTGGGATTATAGATGCTCCCATAGGTAGACATCCAAATGACCGTCAAAAGATGGCAGTTACTCTAAAAAATTCAAAAGAAGCTGTAACTAAATATTATGTTAAAGAAAGATTTACAAAATATACATTAGTTGAATGTAAGCTTGAAACAGGCAGAACTCATCAAATCAGAGTGCATATGTCTTATATAAATCATCCTTTAGTTGGAGATATAACTTATGGATGGAAAAAAAATAATTTAGGTTTAAATGGTCAAGCTTTACATGCCTATATGCTTGGATTTGTTCATCCACGCACAGGGGAAAAACTTAATTTTACTGTACCTATGCCAGATTATTTTCAAAATACTTTATCTGAATTAAGAAAGGAGGAAGAATAGTGGAAATAATTGAAAAAAGGATAATAATGGACAAAGCAGCTGTAAATAGATCTTTAACTCGTATTGCGCATGAAATAATTGAAAAAAATAAAGGTGTAGAAGATATTATAATTGTTGGTATATATAGAAGAGGAGTTTCTTTAGCAGAAAGAATAGTTAAAAGAATTAAAGAAATTGAAGGTAAAGATATAAAAATGGGAAAACTGGATATAACATTATATCGTGATGATTTAACAACTTTAGGAGATCAACCTATTGTGCGTGGAACTGAAATTCCTTTTGATATAGTAGGTAAAAAAATCATTCTTGTTGATGATGTCTTATATACGGGACGAACAGTTAGAGCTGCTTTAGATGCCGTGATGGATCTTGGCAGACCAGAGTTAATTCAATTAGCTATCTTAGTAGATAGGGGTCACCGTGAATTACCAATTCGCGCAGATTTTGTAGGAAAAAACATACCTACTTCTAAAAATGAAGTTATAAATGTTAAACTAGAAGAAGTAGAAGGTGTAGATGAAGTTATATTAGGTGAAGCTAAATAAAATAGATTATTAACAACAAAATAATGGGGGTAATAAATTTGATTAATGATAGCCTTAAAGTTTTTATGCAAGTAGTTGACAAAAATAGTTTCTCTAAGGCGGCTAAAGCACTCTCCCTAACTCAACCAGCGGTAAGTTTTCAGATTCATACATTAGAACAATACTATGGTACTGTATTGTTTGACCGTGTTAATAGAAATATTTCTTTAACTGTAGCAGGAGAGTTATTGCTTAAATATGCTAAGAAAATGATTCAATTACAATCTGAAATTGAAAATAGTATTGAAGATTTAACAGGTACTATTAAAGGTAAATTAGTTGTAGGTGGAAGTACTACTGTTGGAGAGTTTATTTTGCCTCCACTAGTTGGTAATTTTAAAAAGAAATTTACACAAGTAGATATAAGACTATGTATCAATAATTCTAAAGAAACTGAAAGAATGGTTTTAAATGATATTATTGATATAGGAATAATAGAAGGACCTGCAAGTTCTGAAGATTTAATTAAAGAAAAATTTATAGATGATGAATTAGTTCTTGTTACATCAACAAATCACCCGTGGGCTAGTATAGATGATATTTCAGTATTCAAACTTAAAGATTATCCTTTTATATGTAGAGAAAAAGGATCAGGGACTAGACATGTAATTGAAAGTACTTTAAAAGAAGTAGGATTTCCTTTGGAAAATCTAAATGTTGCTATGGAATTAGGGAGTACATCAGCAATCACAGCTGCGGTAAAAAATGATTTAGGTATGTCTATTATTTCAAAATGGGCTGCTAGAGAAATGGTAGAAGAAGGACTATTATCTACTACTAAACTTGACGAAACTAAGTTTACGAGACAATTTACAATTATCATGAAAAAAGATAAATTTAGAACTCATGCTATAGAGGAGTTTTTAGGGTTTTTAAATACTGATAAATTAAAGAGGATTGCTAAAGATTAAGTATTCTCTATATATTATAATATTAAATAAATTCTGAAAATAGAATAGCATTCAAGGAAGGATGGAATAAATGTTAAATGATAGCATAAGAGTTTTTTTAACCGTTGTAGATAAAAAAAGTTTTTCTAAAGCTGCAAAAGCTTTGTTCCTAACACAACCTGCAGTTAGTTTTCAAATTCAAACATTAGAAGAGTATTATAGTACAAGATTATTTGATCGAATTAATAGACATATCTCTTTAACTGAATCTGGAAAATTATTACTTGATTATTCTGATAAAATGACCGAATTACAATCAGATCTGGAAAGAGAAATGCAGGAACTTACGGGTACTGTAAAAGGACGTTTATTAGTTGGTGCAAGTACAACTATTGGTGAATATCTAGCGCCGCAGTTATTAGGTGCATTTAAAAAGAAATATCCTGAGGTTGATCTAATTTTAGAAGTTGGTAATACAGAGGATATAGAAAGTAAAATACATTCAACTAATCTAGATATTGGATTAGTTGAAGGACCAGTTACAGGTAAGGATATCGAAAAAGAGTTCTTTATTGAAGACCATCTTTGTGTAATAACTAGTGTCAATCATCCTTGGGCAAAAGAGAAAAGTATATCTATTTTCGAATTAGATAAATATCCTTTAATCTCTAGAGAAAAAGGATCAGGTACACGTAAGGTATATGAAGATGGTTTAAAAAAGGCAGGTTTTCCTCCAAATAATCTTAATATTAGTATGGAATTTGGAAGTACTAATGCTATTAAGGCGGCTGTAGCTAACGATTTAGGTATATCAATTATTTCTAAATGGGCTGCTAAAGAAAAAGCAAAGTTAGGAAGAATTGCTAAAATGGATTTACAAGAAGTAGAACTTGAAAGACCATTTAATATTATTTATCATAAGAAAAAGTTTCATAGTCAAGCTACAGATGGTTTCTTGAAGTTTTTAAAATCGGATGAAGCTTTGGAAATTTTAGAACAATAAAACCAGTATTTAAGGATTATTTATAAACCTTTTCCTGCCTGCGTTATTTTAGGTAAATATTTTTCATTAAAAATATCATCTTTTAAAGATGGTATTTTTTTATGCGCATTATTTTTAGTTTTTATTACAAACTAAAAGGAAGAGGTGATGAAATGGATATTCCTAAAATAGATATTTTAGTGATTGGATGTGGACCAGCTGGTATGTCAGCTGCGATAAATGCTACCATAAGAAAGAAAAAAACTATTATTTATGGAGGTAGTTTTTGCAGTCAAAAATTAAACAAAGCACCACATATAGATAATTATTTGGGTTGTTATGATATATCTGGTGAAGATTTAAGGAGAAAGTATTTAAATCATATTGAAAAATTTGGTATTGAAATAGTAAATGAGAAAATTGATAGTATCTATATTTCTAAAGATGAATTTAATGTAGTTTCAAAAGGTAAGGTCTTAATTTGCAAATCCATTATTTTAGCAGTAGGAATAGAGACTGTTGGCTATTTGCCTAATGAGCAAAATTTACTAGGCAAAGGCGTATCTTATTGTGCTACTTGTGATGGAGGGTTATATAAAAATAAAGTAGTAGGTGTAGTTGGTTATAATAAAAAGGCAGAGGAAGAACTAAAGTTTTTAGAAGGATTAGCTAAGCAAGTTTACTATATACCGATGTATAAAGAGATAGGTGAAGTAGGATCTACTACAACAATTATAAAAGAAAAGCCACAAGAAATAATAGGTAAAGAAAAATTAGAAGGTATTTTAATTAATGATGAGATTATTAATTTAGAAGGTCTTTTTTTACTAAAAGAAACAATTCCACCGAAAGATTTATTACAAGGATTAAATATAGATGATAAAGATATAGTTGTAAATAGAAAAATGGAAACTAATATTCCAGGTGTATATGCTGCTGGAGATGTTACCGGTGAACCTTATCAACTTGCTAAAGCTGTTGGAGAAGGAGCTATAGCAGGGTTAAGTGCTGCAGCTTATTTAGAAGGTAAAGAAAAAAGGTTGGATTAATCCAACCTTTTTTCTAAGAGTTTATTGATATTTTCTTCATTAGGTGTGATATAAATTGTTTTTTGGTTTTCATAAATTACCATTCCAGGTTTAACTCCATTTGGTTTTTTAACATGTTTTACTAAGGTATAATCAACTGGAACTTGAGAAGAATTACGAGCCTTGCTAAAATATGCTGCTATCTCAGCGCTAGTTTCTAAAACATGAGCGGGTATTTCTTTATTTTCAGGGTTTTTAATTATAACATGTGAACCAGGTATGTCTTTAGTATGAAGCCATGTATCTAAAGATCTTCCAATCTTAAAGGTTACATAATCATTTTGTTTATTATTTTTTCCAAAATAGACTTGAAAATCATCTATTATAAGGCTAAGTGGAGCATTTTGTTTGAAAGCTTTTTCTTTCTTTTTAGATATTTTCTTTTTAAGATAACTTTCTTCTTCCATTTCAATCCGTATTTCTTGTAAATCAATTAAATTATCTGCTTTTTGCAAGCTGTGGGCGATGGTTTCTAAATAATCAACTTCTTTATTTACTATATCAGCTTGTTCTTTAGATTTTTCCGCTCCAATTTTTGCCTTAGTATATTTATTAAAATACTTTTGTGCATTTTCATTTGGTGTTAAATGGGGATCCAGTGGAATTTCTATTAATTCTTGTTGCTCAGAATAAAAGTTAGGAACTATAGCCTTATCACCTTGTTTTATTTGATAAAGGTTAGCTGTTAGCAATTCTCCCCAAATTTTGTATTTTTCGCATACTTTCCCATCTGAAATTTTTTCGTATTGTAGATTAAGTTTTTTTCCACATCGATCTAATTCTCGTTTAACTATTTTTTGTAAGTCGAGAACCTTCTGGCTTAGTACATTTTTATCTTCTTTTTGCCCAATATAAGTTTCAAGTAAATTACTCATACTTGGTAATGTTCTTTGCTCACTTGAAGCAAATTGATTTAATTCAAAAGGTGCAAAAGCAATAGGTATATCATTATCAAAAACAATTGTAGGTTTAAAATTATGAGTATCTAAAATTTCTTTGAGCCACGTTATAGATTGAAAAAGTTTTGAGTATTCATATTGACCAAGAAATTCTAAACCAGTATTAGGATCAAGATTTGATCTAATTGAAATTTCTCTTGCAGTTTGGGGACTAAATCCCGAAATAGTATTAATTAGAGCCTTGGTAATTGTTGTTTCAGGTGATAAATCTAAAAAGGCCTTTATTAAATCCTGCTCAGATAAATCTGTAGGAAGTTTTTTATTTTGGGGAGGTGGAGATACATATTCATAACCAGGTAGAACTTCACGATAACTGGTAGTTGAGGTTGTTAAACGTTTAATGCTGTCAATAATTAAGCCGGTTTCTGGGTTATACAAGATTATATTACTATGTTTACCCATGAACTCTCCAATTAAAACACGTTTCGCCTTTTCTCCTAGTTCATCTATAATCTCAAAGGTAAAAGAAACTACCC
It encodes:
- the iorA gene encoding indolepyruvate ferredoxin oxidoreductase subunit alpha; this encodes MKNLLTGNEAIARGAWEAGVNVVTAYPGTPSTEITKNAACYEEIYAEWSPNEKVALEVGIGASIAGARVLVAMKHVGVNVAADPLLTFAYTGVNGGLVLVSADDPGMHSSQNEQDNRYYGKMAKIPILEPANSQEAKDYTKLAFEISEKFDTPVILRITTRVAHSQSLVELSERTNVDLKEYVKNPAKYIMTPANARNRHVYVEDRLLKLKEYNETNAINKIEWASKKIGIITSGISYQYIKEVLKDVSIMKIGMSFPLPTDLITDFASQVEEVYVIEELEPFIEDSLKVLGIKVIGKEVFSNIGEIHAETIAEKILDQKPEHLESDDIPVRPPVLCPGCPHRGVFYVLNKLKVVVTGDIGCYTLGSAPPLSSMDTTICMGASIGTALGMEKARGKEFAQNLVAVIGDSTFIHSGITGLIDVVYNKGTTTTLILDNRITGMTGHQHNPVSGFTIKGEPTKEVNLELLVKAVGIERVVTIDPFDLKGLEETLKSELKIDEPSVIICRRPCALIEKKKDVKPLKVNLDECIGCKMCLKLGCPGIVKVDDKVRINPTQCNGCGLCATVCPKGAIKGDN
- a CDS encoding indolepyruvate oxidoreductase subunit beta, giving the protein MNNITNILIVGVGGQGTILASRVLSRVAQSLGQDVKVSEIHGMAQRGGSVVTQVRFGSEVASPIIQKGQADIILAFERLEGLRWLPYLKKEGKIIVNDQRIDPMPVISGNAIYPENIAEKIESRANKLILVDALEKATLSGNAKAVNVVLLGVLSKILEIDHEIWLDVLKNTVPPKFLEANINAFEAGRNY
- a CDS encoding DUF2935 domain-containing protein; its protein translation is MLSRERYIQKSLETNLFFARIMKDHALFLALGFTPKDANLMQMALQFKSSYSILLTRVTSLSNGLISKNVLESGEIVTEYTLLAEQMTQDYTGVPINTNITKAQLDLMGGTPGYINPMLDQQVFMLNQEAINLTTSFIQFKSKVLFDVLECRLFTRNYPLMIDHLIEEANFYVEILRSLQNYQNAYKKKDAKVLALFWNDIMSEHAKFMRGMFDPTEKDLIEKANYFAHEFEELVEESQEDDYLIESLEETREIIKFKTSGLEGLLSCKIKSIIVPLLGDHVLREANHYLRVLKEEKKGR
- a CDS encoding ACT domain-containing protein; amino-acid sequence: MEMGSNNRVVITVVGKDKVGIIAKVTNVLADKEVNVLDISQTILQDFFTMIMIVDITSCKVDFNTLKESLEQKGQEIGMKITVQHEDVFQYMHRI
- a CDS encoding PFL family protein, which gives rise to MPFSINNDEILETIRMVETENFDIRTVTLGISLRDCPHPDSKIACQNIYDKITKKAENLVKVGEDIEKHFGIPIINKRISVTPIAQIAEASKTDNYVDFALALDKAAKEVGVNFIGGFSSLVEKGMTIGDERLIRSIPESLARTERVCSSVNIGTTKAGINMDAVRWMGEIIKETAELTKDKDGLGCAKLVVFCNVPEDNPFMAGALHGVGEPESVINIGVSGPGVVANVVKKHPDVPFGVLANKIKQTAFKITRMGELVGNEAGKRLGVPFGIVDLSLAPTPAVGDSVADILESMGLERVGTHGTTAALALLNDAVKKGGAMASSYVGGLSGAFIPVSEDAGMIRAVEEKALSLNKLEAMTCVCSVGLDMIAVPGDTSAATLSAIIADEAAIGMVNKKTTAVRIIPVPGKKLGEMVVFGGLLGRAPIMEVNPFSASEFIKRGGRIPAPIHALTN
- a CDS encoding TraR/DksA C4-type zinc finger protein, which encodes MDNARKKLEEVKNDYENVLNSVNEGLNSAMNEGLSELSVYDNHPGDIGTEMYEREKDIGTRVYLENQIKKVEDAFHNLDKGKYGICEQCQKQIPKERLEILPFTTMCVNCSQQFSEDEYNHYKRPVEQQIVKPPFNEQSIDSNLSGFDGEDAWAQVAYYGTSETPYETGAIDYKDMYNDQE
- the lspA gene encoding signal peptidase II, giving the protein MVFWLTAVIILILDQGSKYLIKSNFNLFDSVPLIPNIFHLTYIENPGAAFGMLAHKRLFFILITFVILAIIFYLYMKMGKSNKVLDISLGLVVGGAIGNLLDRLLTGTVTDFFDFRVFPIFNIADSAIVIGMIIVAYQFIIKGEEF
- a CDS encoding RluA family pseudouridine synthase; its protein translation is MQEIFLKGSEENEGQRLDAFLSENIEEISRSYIQKLIKDENIKVNNQPVKSNYKIKATDSIIAIIPEPETIDIKAEEIPLDIIYEDDDVLVINKAVGMVVHPAVGNYTQTLVNALLYHCKDLSGINGKLRPGIVHRIDKDTSGLLMVAKNDHAHQGLANQLKDHSVDRAYMALVHGVVTEPGGIIDAPIGRHPNDRQKMAVTLKNSKEAVTKYYVKERFTKYTLVECKLETGRTHQIRVHMSYINHPLVGDITYGWKKNNLGLNGQALHAYMLGFVHPRTGEKLNFTVPMPDYFQNTLSELRKEEE
- the pyrR gene encoding bifunctional pyr operon transcriptional regulator/uracil phosphoribosyltransferase PyrR; the protein is MEIIEKRIIMDKAAVNRSLTRIAHEIIEKNKGVEDIIIVGIYRRGVSLAERIVKRIKEIEGKDIKMGKLDITLYRDDLTTLGDQPIVRGTEIPFDIVGKKIILVDDVLYTGRTVRAALDAVMDLGRPELIQLAILVDRGHRELPIRADFVGKNIPTSKNEVINVKLEEVEGVDEVILGEAK
- a CDS encoding selenium metabolism-associated LysR family transcriptional regulator; this encodes MINDSLKVFMQVVDKNSFSKAAKALSLTQPAVSFQIHTLEQYYGTVLFDRVNRNISLTVAGELLLKYAKKMIQLQSEIENSIEDLTGTIKGKLVVGGSTTVGEFILPPLVGNFKKKFTQVDIRLCINNSKETERMVLNDIIDIGIIEGPASSEDLIKEKFIDDELVLVTSTNHPWASIDDISVFKLKDYPFICREKGSGTRHVIESTLKEVGFPLENLNVAMELGSTSAITAAVKNDLGMSIISKWAAREMVEEGLLSTTKLDETKFTRQFTIIMKKDKFRTHAIEEFLGFLNTDKLKRIAKD
- a CDS encoding selenium metabolism-associated LysR family transcriptional regulator; the encoded protein is MLNDSIRVFLTVVDKKSFSKAAKALFLTQPAVSFQIQTLEEYYSTRLFDRINRHISLTESGKLLLDYSDKMTELQSDLEREMQELTGTVKGRLLVGASTTIGEYLAPQLLGAFKKKYPEVDLILEVGNTEDIESKIHSTNLDIGLVEGPVTGKDIEKEFFIEDHLCVITSVNHPWAKEKSISIFELDKYPLISREKGSGTRKVYEDGLKKAGFPPNNLNISMEFGSTNAIKAAVANDLGISIISKWAAKEKAKLGRIAKMDLQEVELERPFNIIYHKKKFHSQATDGFLKFLKSDEALEILEQ
- a CDS encoding NAD(P)/FAD-dependent oxidoreductase — translated: MDIPKIDILVIGCGPAGMSAAINATIRKKKTIIYGGSFCSQKLNKAPHIDNYLGCYDISGEDLRRKYLNHIEKFGIEIVNEKIDSIYISKDEFNVVSKGKVLICKSIILAVGIETVGYLPNEQNLLGKGVSYCATCDGGLYKNKVVGVVGYNKKAEEELKFLEGLAKQVYYIPMYKEIGEVGSTTTIIKEKPQEIIGKEKLEGILINDEIINLEGLFLLKETIPPKDLLQGLNIDDKDIVVNRKMETNIPGVYAAGDVTGEPYQLAKAVGEGAIAGLSAAAYLEGKEKRLD